A portion of the Nitrospira sp. genome contains these proteins:
- a CDS encoding chemotaxis response regulator protein-glutamate methylesterase yields MKKIRVLNVDDSALMRQVLASLLAKDPEIEVIGAAPDPYVAREKIKALNPDVITLDVEMPRMDGITFLEKLMRGHPMPVVMVSSLTEAGCQTTLRALELGAVDFITKPKIDLREGMDEVAQDLIAKVKTAACANLKRQPLGNGSKASPQPSQASVCNGSQAMIKTTDTIIAIGSSTGGTEAVKDVLEVLPPNTPPILITQHMPERFTKTWADRMNGLCRISVKEAKDGDSVLPGHALVAPGGYHMALERSGARYTVRINQDPPVNRHRPSVDVLFASVARYAGANAVGVILTGMGGDGAKELLTMKQAGAFTIAQDEASCVVFGMPKEAIKLGGVDQVLSLGDIAGAILTHVSR; encoded by the coding sequence ATGAAAAAAATTCGCGTCCTCAACGTGGATGATTCGGCATTGATGCGCCAGGTGCTGGCGTCGTTGCTCGCGAAGGATCCGGAGATCGAAGTCATCGGTGCGGCACCTGATCCCTACGTGGCTCGCGAAAAGATCAAGGCGTTGAATCCCGATGTGATCACGCTTGATGTTGAAATGCCGCGGATGGACGGGATCACGTTCCTCGAAAAACTCATGCGTGGGCACCCGATGCCTGTCGTGATGGTGAGTTCCCTTACCGAAGCAGGGTGTCAAACGACGCTCCGAGCCTTGGAGCTCGGTGCGGTTGATTTTATCACCAAGCCGAAGATCGATCTCCGTGAGGGAATGGATGAAGTGGCGCAGGATCTGATTGCAAAGGTCAAGACGGCTGCCTGTGCCAATCTGAAACGCCAGCCGCTCGGAAATGGCTCTAAGGCGTCCCCTCAGCCGAGCCAGGCGTCGGTTTGCAATGGATCGCAAGCCATGATCAAGACGACTGATACCATCATCGCGATCGGTTCCTCTACCGGGGGGACGGAGGCCGTCAAAGACGTGTTGGAGGTCCTTCCTCCCAATACGCCTCCGATCTTGATTACACAACACATGCCTGAACGGTTTACAAAAACATGGGCTGACCGGATGAACGGACTCTGTCGGATCTCCGTCAAGGAGGCAAAAGATGGAGACAGCGTGTTGCCGGGACATGCCCTGGTCGCTCCCGGCGGGTATCATATGGCGCTGGAACGGAGCGGCGCCCGGTATACCGTTCGGATCAATCAGGATCCTCCGGTGAATCGACATCGACCGTCGGTGGATGTGCTGTTTGCTTCCGTGGCGCGGTATGCCGGTGCCAATGCCGTCGGGGTTATCTTGACCGGGATGGGGGGAGATGGTGCAAAGGAGTTATTGACGATGAAACAGGCCGGTGCGTTTACGATCGCTCAAGATGAGGCGAGCTGTGTCGTATTCGGCATGCCGAAAGAGGCGATCAAGCTTGGAGGTGTGGATCAGGTGCTCTCTCTAGGAGATATCGCCGGTGCAATCTTGACACATGTGAGCCGTTGA
- the cheD gene encoding chemoreceptor glutamine deamidase CheD, whose amino-acid sequence MALSETNTFSHIRRMRDNRFPHEIAAILPGEFFVSSTPMIVYTVLGSCISACIRDPVMGVGGMNHFMLPKPKDGGNDSWGESTRYGSYAMESLINEILKLGGMKSRLEVKLFGAGKIYEGNIDVGARNAEWVLAFLKTEGLKAVKTDLGDVCPRKVYYFTDSGRVLLKKIERLKNKTILERENEYATKIQTIEKPVEDDVTLF is encoded by the coding sequence ATGGCACTGAGTGAGACGAACACGTTTTCGCATATCCGCCGGATGCGAGATAACCGGTTTCCCCATGAGATCGCGGCGATCTTGCCGGGAGAGTTCTTTGTCAGTTCCACTCCCATGATTGTGTACACCGTGCTTGGGTCCTGTATTTCTGCCTGCATCCGTGATCCAGTCATGGGTGTGGGCGGAATGAATCATTTCATGTTGCCGAAACCAAAGGACGGAGGAAACGATTCCTGGGGTGAATCGACTCGATACGGCTCCTATGCCATGGAGTCGTTGATCAATGAAATCTTGAAGCTGGGCGGCATGAAGAGTCGATTGGAAGTCAAGCTGTTTGGGGCCGGGAAAATCTACGAGGGGAATATCGACGTCGGGGCTCGAAACGCCGAATGGGTGCTTGCCTTTCTTAAAACAGAGGGGCTCAAGGCGGTGAAAACGGATTTGGGAGACGTCTGCCCGCGTAAAGTCTATTATTTTACGGATTCCGGCCGCGTGCTTCTGAAAAAGATCGAGCGGTTAAAGAACAAGACCATTCTTGAGCGTGAAAACGAATATGCCACAAAGATCCAAACGATCGAGAAGCCGGTGGAGGACGATGTCACGCTCTTCTGA
- a CDS encoding protein-glutamate O-methyltransferase, which translates to MDYGITSDEFLRFRKLIYDESGISLGDQKQTLLASRLSKRLRDLGLTTFTEYYERVTGDLTKEEFTRMLDLISTNKTDFFREPKHFDYLRERILPELGKEKHIRIWSSACSTGEEPYTIAMTLYESVSDPQCWDFKILASDLSTRVLAKAAAGLYEAERMRDVPPEIVKRHFLRGHGEREGFLKVKPHLASMIQFRRLNLMDDRFPIKSPLDLIFCRNVMIYFDRPTQEQLVNKFHRYLKPGGYLFIGHSESLQWVQHPFKVMGPTIYRKDCSSHGTE; encoded by the coding sequence ATGGACTATGGCATTACCTCAGATGAGTTTCTCCGTTTCCGCAAGTTGATCTACGACGAAAGTGGTATCTCGCTCGGCGATCAAAAACAAACGCTGTTGGCGTCTCGGCTGTCCAAACGCTTGCGAGATCTTGGGCTGACAACCTTCACGGAATATTATGAGCGAGTTACGGGTGACCTCACCAAGGAGGAGTTCACCCGGATGTTGGACCTGATCTCGACCAACAAGACCGATTTTTTCAGAGAGCCAAAACATTTCGATTATCTGCGTGAGCGGATTCTTCCTGAATTGGGTAAGGAAAAACACATTCGTATTTGGTCCTCCGCGTGCTCGACCGGGGAAGAGCCCTACACGATCGCCATGACGCTCTACGAAAGTGTCTCTGACCCTCAATGCTGGGACTTCAAAATTCTGGCATCTGATCTTTCAACCAGGGTCTTGGCGAAAGCGGCGGCGGGTTTATATGAGGCAGAACGCATGCGGGACGTGCCGCCGGAGATTGTGAAACGACATTTCCTACGGGGGCATGGCGAGCGGGAAGGGTTCTTGAAGGTCAAGCCTCACCTGGCATCGATGATCCAGTTCCGGCGGTTGAATCTCATGGATGATCGATTCCCGATTAAGAGCCCGTTGGACCTCATTTTTTGTCGGAATGTCATGATCTATTTCGATCGCCCCACTCAGGAGCAACTCGTCAACAAGTTCCATCGATATCTGAAGCCTGGGGGCTATCTGTTCATCGGTCATTCCGAGAGCCTGCAGTGGGTTCAGCACCCTTTCAAGGTTATGGGCCCCACCATCTACCGGAAGGATTGCTCGTCGCATGGCACTGAGTGA
- a CDS encoding CZB domain-containing protein produces the protein MAHKDEITKAIAAHGMWKTRLTQAIESGKMDMPVDTVRMDDQCAFGKWLYGASLDAKDKTSLQYEEVKKLHAQFHQVAAQVVELALNGKKQKALQLVSFDGEYTKISSKLTASMSVWVKKMAA, from the coding sequence ATGGCTCATAAAGATGAAATCACCAAAGCAATCGCCGCGCACGGTATGTGGAAAACGCGCCTGACGCAAGCCATTGAAAGCGGCAAAATGGATATGCCCGTTGATACGGTTCGTATGGATGATCAGTGCGCGTTTGGTAAATGGCTGTACGGTGCATCACTGGACGCGAAAGATAAAACCTCTCTTCAATACGAAGAAGTTAAAAAGCTTCATGCACAATTTCATCAGGTAGCTGCTCAGGTCGTCGAATTGGCATTGAACGGAAAGAAACAGAAGGCTCTACAGTTGGTGTCGTTCGATGGTGAGTATACGAAAATATCTTCCAAGCTCACCGCATCCATGTCCGTATGGGTCAAGAAGATGGCAGCGTAG
- a CDS encoding HAMP domain-containing protein, translating to MKHWSVGIRLGLGFAFILSGLLAIAGVSRWAILTLSDTITSLYQDNAVAGTELAKMSTALLRYRNQVIQIIGVQSKDDFQEMQAELPKLETDVRQYLTAYKGHTKGTSGAHEEKAESVTVEKGIEDYFVLEKRTIDRMKSSMEAGDSKETERLRQAAIQNSFYGAGPTMNMAGESLDQLLSTVARIAADSKQTGEETIAKAQTILLGVFGVCLLLGVLIARLLSVSITRPLKTLSHAVALIASGNLKARSEVMARDEMGMLAGAFNDMGDKLEQAAAKQQEMVSTLNNAKANLVICDRNLCITYVNKGAEETFGKLADVLRRIVPTFDPIRLLGGCVKPLLEGSRELQGGLDNPQRLPAREDVRLGPVLLDIRLSGLTSGSGEILGYTMEWVNVSDVRQAERTVVRMQSALEHAGTNFMLVDEQELVMFLNKAARESLKRLERDLGTELSGFNADRLLGQSIRSFFKDEGVLNRLIAELGPQAVRHAEITLGSRVFDYQMRGVFSAQGERLAYVIEWRDVTQERRTQCLIDDLVQGATQGRLSDRMALEELDGVYLSMSKNMNRLLDAISVPMQEVGLVMKALSSCDLTVTMTGQYAGEFEAMKQSLNEGMYNLTQTVVGVREAVESVAAGAEGITNGNEDLSRRTSEQAGSLEETSASMEEMTAIVKQNADNAKQANQLAIAARDTADKGGIVTKRAVDAMGEINKSSKKIADIITVIDEIAFQTNLLALNAAVEAARAGEHGRGFAVVAAEVRNLAQRSAMAAKEIKGLINESIQRVTEGSALVDQSGKTLEDIVHSVKHVSDIIAEITAASQEQASGIDQVNKAIMAMDQTTQQNTTLVEELASTTKSVQEQTGELYHRVLGFKIGNSEAEKASMPAIHSLRTFVAETIDRNYTHQDSHSRMTSMKRPRLRDVSHLPGHATAGASTPIKAADGSRTARHQDSEFEEF from the coding sequence ATGAAACATTGGTCTGTAGGAATTCGTCTAGGGCTTGGGTTCGCATTTATCTTATCCGGATTGCTGGCCATAGCCGGCGTCTCGCGCTGGGCCATCCTGACATTGTCGGATACGATCACAAGCTTGTATCAGGACAACGCCGTCGCCGGCACCGAGCTGGCGAAAATGAGTACCGCCCTGCTGCGGTACCGAAATCAGGTCATTCAAATCATCGGGGTGCAAAGCAAGGACGACTTTCAGGAAATGCAGGCAGAGCTCCCGAAGCTTGAAACCGACGTCCGGCAGTATCTGACTGCGTACAAAGGCCATACCAAGGGGACATCCGGTGCACACGAGGAAAAGGCAGAATCTGTCACGGTGGAAAAAGGTATTGAAGATTATTTCGTGCTGGAGAAACGAACGATCGATCGCATGAAATCCTCAATGGAGGCGGGAGACTCGAAGGAAACCGAACGTCTCAGGCAGGCGGCTATTCAGAATTCATTCTATGGTGCCGGACCGACCATGAATATGGCGGGTGAATCGCTGGACCAATTGCTCAGCACGGTGGCCCGGATCGCAGCTGATTCCAAACAGACCGGTGAAGAGACGATCGCCAAAGCTCAGACTATTTTACTTGGGGTATTCGGGGTCTGCCTTCTGCTCGGGGTGCTCATCGCGCGTCTTCTCTCGGTGAGTATTACTCGACCATTGAAGACGTTGAGCCATGCCGTTGCGCTGATAGCAAGCGGCAATCTCAAGGCGCGGTCTGAGGTGATGGCTCGAGACGAAATGGGCATGCTAGCCGGGGCGTTCAACGACATGGGGGACAAGCTGGAACAGGCTGCCGCCAAGCAGCAGGAAATGGTCAGTACTCTCAATAACGCCAAAGCCAACCTCGTCATCTGTGACCGGAATCTCTGTATCACCTACGTGAACAAAGGCGCGGAGGAGACATTTGGAAAGCTTGCAGACGTGCTGCGACGGATTGTTCCGACGTTTGATCCAATTCGGTTGCTGGGTGGGTGTGTGAAGCCGTTGCTGGAAGGATCTCGGGAGTTGCAAGGGGGGCTCGACAATCCGCAGCGCCTCCCGGCCCGAGAGGATGTCCGACTCGGGCCCGTACTCTTGGATATTCGGTTGAGCGGCCTGACATCGGGTAGCGGTGAGATTCTCGGCTATACGATGGAGTGGGTCAATGTCTCGGATGTGCGTCAAGCTGAACGGACCGTCGTCAGAATGCAATCGGCGCTTGAGCATGCGGGAACGAATTTTATGCTGGTGGATGAGCAAGAACTGGTGATGTTCTTGAACAAGGCCGCCCGTGAATCGTTGAAGCGATTGGAGCGTGACCTCGGAACTGAGCTCTCTGGATTCAATGCCGACCGGCTCCTCGGTCAATCCATTCGCTCATTCTTTAAAGACGAAGGAGTTCTCAATCGATTGATCGCTGAGCTTGGACCCCAAGCCGTCCGACATGCTGAAATCACGTTGGGAAGCAGAGTGTTCGACTATCAAATGCGGGGGGTGTTCAGCGCTCAAGGCGAAAGATTAGCCTATGTGATCGAATGGCGTGATGTGACGCAGGAGCGCAGGACCCAGTGTCTCATCGATGATCTGGTTCAGGGAGCGACACAAGGGCGGCTTTCTGATCGTATGGCTCTGGAGGAGCTGGACGGAGTGTATCTCTCGATGTCGAAAAATATGAATCGACTGTTGGACGCCATCTCGGTCCCGATGCAGGAAGTCGGGCTGGTGATGAAAGCGTTGTCCTCATGCGATCTGACGGTGACAATGACCGGTCAGTATGCCGGCGAGTTTGAAGCGATGAAGCAAAGTCTCAACGAGGGTATGTATAACCTGACTCAAACTGTGGTCGGCGTCCGCGAGGCAGTCGAGAGTGTGGCGGCCGGGGCGGAGGGCATCACCAATGGGAATGAAGATCTTTCGCGGCGGACGAGCGAGCAGGCAGGCTCGCTGGAAGAGACCAGTGCATCGATGGAGGAAATGACCGCCATTGTGAAGCAAAATGCCGATAATGCCAAGCAGGCGAATCAGTTGGCGATCGCCGCACGCGATACAGCGGATAAGGGCGGTATCGTGACAAAACGGGCCGTCGATGCGATGGGGGAGATCAACAAGAGCAGCAAGAAGATCGCCGATATTATCACGGTGATCGATGAGATCGCGTTTCAGACGAATCTGTTGGCGTTGAATGCGGCGGTGGAGGCTGCACGGGCAGGTGAACATGGCCGAGGGTTTGCGGTGGTCGCGGCAGAGGTGCGCAACCTGGCGCAGCGCTCGGCCATGGCGGCCAAGGAAATCAAGGGCTTGATCAATGAATCGATCCAACGAGTCACGGAAGGAAGCGCGCTGGTGGATCAATCGGGGAAGACGTTGGAGGACATCGTGCATTCAGTGAAGCACGTGAGCGACATCATCGCGGAAATCACGGCCGCATCGCAGGAACAGGCGAGCGGGATTGATCAGGTCAACAAGGCCATCATGGCGATGGACCAGACGACCCAGCAGAACACCACCCTTGTCGAAGAGTTGGCGAGTACGACCAAATCGGTACAAGAGCAAACCGGAGAGCTCTACCACCGAGTCTTGGGGTTCAAAATTGGGAACTCTGAAGCGGAAAAGGCTTCGATGCCGGCCATTCATTCGCTGAGAACGTTCGTCGCAGAAACCATCGATCGTAACTATACGCATCAGGACAGCCACTCTCGGATGACCTCAATGAAGAGACCCAGATTACGAGATGTCTCTCATCTCCCTGGACATGCGACGGCGGGTGCATCGACGCCCATTAAGGCGGCGGACGGATCTCGCACAGCTCGCCATCAAGATTCCGAATTCGAGGAATTTTGA
- a CDS encoding cytochrome c produces the protein MNTRTIWGWLACCAIGVIGSGMVLAAERDPLKPRVPDGDLAAAQKLSNPVASSPDTIAKGKALYESKGTCFKCHGLKGIGDGPLAKNLKPSPRSFVNAEWQKVRTDGEMFWVIKNGSPGTGMVSLIPSDINDEEAWTIIHYVRTLK, from the coding sequence ATGAATACACGTACGATATGGGGATGGCTGGCCTGTTGTGCGATCGGAGTGATTGGGAGCGGGATGGTGCTTGCCGCAGAGCGTGATCCGCTGAAACCACGTGTGCCGGATGGCGACTTGGCCGCCGCACAAAAACTGTCGAACCCCGTGGCGTCGTCACCCGATACGATCGCCAAAGGGAAGGCCCTCTATGAATCGAAAGGCACGTGTTTTAAATGTCACGGGCTGAAAGGGATCGGCGACGGCCCGCTTGCGAAGAATCTGAAGCCTTCTCCCAGGAGTTTTGTGAACGCGGAGTGGCAGAAAGTTCGCACGGACGGTGAGATGTTTTGGGTCATCAAGAACGGCAGCCCCGGAACCGGCATGGTCTCGCTCATTCCGTCGGATATTAACGATGAAGAGGCCTGGACGATCATCCACTACGTGCGCACACTCAAGTGA